The Lycium ferocissimum isolate CSIRO_LF1 chromosome 1, AGI_CSIRO_Lferr_CH_V1, whole genome shotgun sequence genome includes a region encoding these proteins:
- the LOC132030150 gene encoding glutaredoxin-C9-like produces MQVVKESSSNMRIVGESRMESVYERVRFLVSGNAVVVFTMSGCCMCHVVKQLLFGLGVGPTIVELDRDAAGREIHALLFQLAGDGQQQPVPAVFVGGKFLGGIETVMACHINGTLVPLLKEAGALWL; encoded by the coding sequence atgcagGTAGTGAAGGAGTCATCATCAAATATGAGGATCGTTGGAGAATCAAGAATGGAGTCAGTTTACGAGAGGGTCCGTTTCCTAGTGTCAGGCAATGCGGTTGTGGTTTTCACCATGAGCGGTTGTTGCATGTGCCACGTGGTGAAGCAGCTCCTCTTCGGGCTAGGGGTGGGCCCCACGATAGTAGAGCTCGATAGGGATGCAGCGGGGAGGGAAATTCACGCCTTGCTGTTTCAGCTTGCGGGGGACGGGCAGCAGCAGCCTGTGCCGGCTGTATTCGTTGGTGGGAAATTCTTGGGTGGAATTGAAACAGTTATGGCTTGTCATATAAATGGTACCCTTGTTCCTCTCCTCAAAGAAGCCGGAGCTCTCTGGCTCTGA